One window of the Anopheles cruzii chromosome 2, idAnoCruzAS_RS32_06, whole genome shotgun sequence genome contains the following:
- the LOC128277294 gene encoding protein argonaute-2, protein MYPVGQQSPWTSSPPRPPSPSQSQTSFDTLSPPPAGATVNPTTVATTTGTQGAQALGVVPATPPAPPDLPVFTCPRRPNLGREGRPIVLRANHFQITMPRGFVHHYDINIQPDKCPRKVNREIIETMVHAYSKLFGALKPVFDGRNNLYTRDLLPIGNDRLELEVTLPGEGKDRVFRVTIKWVAQVSLFNLEEALEGRTRQIPYDAILALDVVMRHLPSMTYTPVGRSFFSSPDGYYHPLGGGREVWFGFHQSVRPSQWKMMLNIDVSATAFYKAQPVIEFMCEVLDIRDINEQRKPLTDSQRVKFTKEIKGLKIEITHCGTMRRKYRVCNVTRRPAQMQSFPLQLENGQTVECTVAKYFLDKYKMKLRYPHLPCLQVGQEHKHTYLPLEVCNIVAGQRCIKKLTDMQTSTMIKATARSAPDREREINNLVRRADFNNDAYVQEFGLAISNSMMEVRGRVLPPPKLQYGGRVSSMSGQLLSGPQNKVSLALPNQGVWDMRGKQFFTGVEIRVWAIACFAPQRTVREDALRNFTQQLQKISNDAGMPIIGQPCFCKYATGPDQVEPMFRYLKSTFGHLQLVVVVLPGKTPVYAEVKRVGDTVLGMATQCVQAKNVNKTSPQTLSNLCLKINVKLGGINSILVPSIRPKVFDEPVIFLGADVTHPPAGDNKKPSIAAVVGSMDAHPSRYAATVRVQQHRQEIIQELSSMVRELLIMFYKSTGGFKPHRIILYRDGVSEGQFPHVLQHELTAIREACIKLEADYKPGITFIVVQKRHHTRLFCADKKEQSGKSGNIPAGTTVDVGITHPTEFDFYLCSHQGIQGTSRPSHYHVLWDDNHFESDELQCLTYQLCHTYVRCTRSVSIPAPAYYAHLVAFRARYHLVEKEHDSGEGSHQSGCSEDRTPGAMARAITVHADTKKVMYFA, encoded by the exons ATGTATCCTGTAGGACAAC AATCACCATGGACTTCTTCGCCGCCAAGGCCTCCAAGTCCGTCTCAGTCGCAGACCAGCTTCGATACACTCTCAC caccaccagcggggGCGACGGTTAATCCGACCACCGTGGCGACCACAACCGGTACGCAGGGTGCTCAAGCGCTGGGAGTCGTCCCGGCCACACCACCGGCCCCGCCAGACCTACCAGTCTTCACATGTCCCCGCCGGCCAAATCTTGGCCGCGAGGGGCGGCCGATCGTGCTGCGGGCCAACCACTTCCAGATAACGATGCCACGCGGCTTCGTTCACCACTACGACATCAACATCCAGCCGGACAAGTGCCCGCGCAAAGTGAACCGGGAGATCATCGAGACGATGGTGCACGCGTACAGCAAGCTGTTCGGTGCGCTGAAGCCCGTCTTCGATGGCCGCAACAACCTGTACACCCGCGATCTGCTTCCGATCGGCAACGATCGGCTGGAGCTCGAAGTGACGCTTCCCGGCGAGGGAAAGGATCGGGTGTTTCGTGTCACGATCAAGTGGGTGGCGCAGGTTTCGCTGTTCAATCTCGAGGAAGCACTCGAAGGACGCACCCGCCAGATACCGTACGATGCGATCCTGGCGCTCGATGTTGTGATGCGGCACCTGCCCAGTATGACCTACACGCCCGTTGGCAGAAGTTTCTTCAGCTCGCCGGACGG CTATTATCATCCCCTGGGTGGTGGCCGTGAAGTTTGGTTCGGTTTCCATCAGAGCGTTCGACCGTCGCAGTGGAAAATGATGCTCAACATTGACG TGTCGGCAACGGCCTTCTACAAAGCACAACCCGTCATCGAGTTCATGTGCGAGGTACTGGACATCAGAGACATTAACGAGCAGCGCAAACCGCTGACCGACTCGCAGCGCGTCAAGTTTACCAAGGAAATCAAGGGGCTCAAGATCGAGATCACGCACTGCGGAACGATGCGGCGCAAGTATCGCGTCTGTAACGTTACGCGTCGACCAGCACAAATGCAATC CTTCCCGTTGCAGCTAGAGAACGGTCAGACGGTGGAGTGTACGGTGGCCAAGTACTTCCTCGACAAGTACAAGATGAAGCTCCGCTATCCGCACCTTCCGTGTCTGCAGGTTGGCCAGGAACACAAGCACACGTACCTGCCGCTTGAGGTGTGCAACATTGTGGCGGGACAGCGGTGCATCAAGAAGCTGACCGATATGCAAACTTCAACGATGATCAAAGCGACCGCACGATCAGCACCCGATCG TGAACGTGAAATCAACAACTTGGTGCGGCGTGCCGACTTCAACAACGACGCGTACGTGCAGGAGTTCGGGTTGGCAATTTCCAACAGCATGATGGAGGTCCGTGGCCGGGTGCTGCCCCCGCCGAAGCTTCAGTACGGTGGACGCGTTTCCAGCATGAGCGGGCAA TTACTATCTGGTCCACAGAATAAGGTGAGCTTAGCATTACCAAACCAAGGGGTTTGGGACATGCGAGGCAAACAATTTTTTACCGGCGTCGAGATTCGCGTGTGGGCGATCGCCTGCTTCGCGCCGCAGCGCACCGTGCGCGAGGACGCGCTCCGCAACTTTACGCAGCAGCTGCAGAAGATCTCGAACGATGCGGGCATGCCGATCATCGGGCAGCCGTGCTTCTGCAAGTACGCGACCGGTCCGGACCAGGTGGAGCCGATGTTCAGATATCTCAAGAGCACCTTCGGTCATCTCCAGCTCGTCGTTGTAGTGCTTCCCGGCAAGACCCCCGTTTACG CCGAAGTAAAGCGTGTCGGTGACACAGTGCTGGGCATGGCGACGCAGTGCGTGCAGGCGAAGAACGTGAACAAAACGTCACCGCAGACCCTTTCAAATCTCTGCCTGAAGATCAACGTCAAGCTGGGCGGAATCAATTCGATCCTGGTGCCATCGATCAGACCAAAG GTATTCGACGAACCAGTCATCTTCCTCGGAGCGGACGTTACTCACCCACCGGCGGGAGATAACAAGAAGCCCTCGATAGCGGCGGTCGTTGGTTCGATGGATGCGCATCCGTCGCGTTACGCGGCCACCGTgcgagtgcagcagcaccgtcagGAAATTATCCAGGAGCTGAGCAGCATGGTGCGGGAGCTGCTGATCATGTTCTACAAATCGACCGGTGGCTTCAAACCACACCGCATCATCCTCTACCGGGACGGCGTTTCGGAGGGTCAATTCCCGCACGTGCTGCAGCACGAACTGACGGCCATCCGCGAGGCGTGCATCAAGCTCGAAGCTGACTACAAGCCGGGTATCACGTTCATTGTGGTGCAGAAGCGCCACCACACGCGACTCTTCTGCGCGGACAAGAAAGAACAGAGCGGCAAATCGGGCAACATTCCAGCCGGCACGACGGTGGACGTTGGCATTACGCATCCGACCGAGTTCGACTTTTATCTCTGCAGCCACCAGGGTATTCAG GGTACGAGTCGCCCGTCCCACTATCACGTCCTCTGGGATGACAATCACTTCGAGTCGGATGAGCTGCAGTGTCTAACGTATCAGTTGTGCCACACGTACGTCCGTTGTACCCGATCGGTGTCCATTCCAGCCCCAGCATACTACGCACATCTCGTAGCATTCCGGGCAAG GTACCACCTCGTGGAGAAGGAGCACGATTCAGGCGAAGGATCTCACCAGAGTGGGTGCTCCGAGGATCGGACGCCGGGCGCAATGGCCCGTGCCATCACCGTGCACGCCGACACCAAAAAAGTTATGTACTTTGCTTAA
- the LOC128277594 gene encoding adenosylhomocysteinase, with protein MAKPQYKVADIALAEFGRKEIILAENEMPGLMACRQKYGPSKVLKGARIAGCLHMTIQTAVLIETLLELGAEVQWSSCNIFSTQDHAAAAMAKAGVPVYAWKGETDEEYMWCIRQTLVFPDGKPLNMILDDGGDLTNLVHTEHADLLKDIRGLSEETTTGVHNLYKMFREGRLGMPAINVNDSVTKSKFDNLYGCRESLLDGIKRATDVMIAGKVCVVAGYGDVGKGCAQALRGSGGRVLVTEIDPINALQAAMEGYEVTTMEDASKEAQIFVTTTGCTDIIMGEHFLNMKDDSIVCNIGHFDCEVNVSWLEQNAKEKVNIKPQVDRYRLANGNHIILLAEGRLVNLGCAMGHSSFVMSNSFTNQVLAQIELWTNREKYAVGVHVLPKKLDEEVAALHLDKLGVKLTKLTGRQAEYLNLPVEGPYKPDHYRY; from the coding sequence ATGGCAAAGCCTCAGTATAAAGTGGCCGACATCGCGTTGGCGGAGTTTGGGCGCAAGGAGATTATTTTGGCCGAAAACGAAATGCCGGGCCTGATGGCATGCCGGCAAAAGTACGGCCCATCCAAGGTGCTGAAGGGGGCCCGCATCGCCGGTTGCCTTCACATGACGATCCAGACGGCAGTCCTGATCGAAACGCTTCTGGAGCTGGGTGCCGAGGTGCAGTGGAGtagttgcaacattttcagcACCCAGGAtcacgcggccgccgccatggCCAAAGCGGGCGTCCCGGTGTACGCGTGGAAGGGCGAAACGGATGAGGAGTATATGTGGTGCATCCGGCAGACTCTCGTCTTTCCGGACGGCAAACCGCTGAACATGATCCtggacgatggcggcgatcTGACGAATCTGGTGCACACCGAGCATGCCGATCTGCTGAAGGACATCCGCGGGCTGAGCGAAGAAACGACAACCGGCGTCCACAACCTGTACAAAATGTTCCGCGAGGGCCGTCTCGGCATGCCGGCGATCAACGTGAACGATTCCGTGACGAAGAGTAAGTTCGACAATCTGTACGGCTGCCGGGAGTCGCTTCTGGACGGCATCAAGCGGGCGACGGATGTGATGATCGCCGGTAAGGTGTGCGTCGTGGCCGGGTACGGCGACGTGGGCAAGGGCTGCGCTCAGGCCCTGCGTGGCTCGGGTGGACGCGTGCTGGTGACGGAAATCGATCCGATCAACGCGCTCCAGGCGGCGATGGAAGGCTACGAGGTGACGACGATGGAAGACGCAAGCAAAGAGGCGCAGATCTTCGTCACGACGACCGGCTGCACCGACATCATAATGGGCGAGCACTTTCTCAACATGAAGGACGACTCGATCGTGTGCAacattggccattttgattgcGAAGTGAACGTGTCTTGGTTGGAGCAGAATGCGAAGGAAAAGGTCAACATCAAGCCTCAGGTCGATCGCTATCGTCTTGCGAACGGCAACCACATCATTCTGTTGGCCGAGGGACGGCTGGTGAACCTGGGTTGCGCCATGGGACACTCAAGCTTCGTCATGTCCAACTCGTTCACGAACCAAGTGCTGGCCCAAATCGAACTGTGGACGAATCGTGAAAAGTACGCCGTGGGTGTGCACGTCCTGCCAAAAAAGCTGGACGAAGAAGTGGCCGCCCTTCATCTGGATAAGCTTGGCGTAAAGCTCACCAAACTCACTGGCCGGCAGGCGGAGTACCTGAACCTGCCGGTGGAAGGACCGTACAAACCGGACCACTATCGCTACTAA
- the LOC128277295 gene encoding uncharacterized protein LOC128277295, with amino-acid sequence MSIKVGGAFRRSGGVVSAIGKQLKLVNLKAVQRVTVSFDPFHDSAVPTREFLHHLSAPKISQTNPTCLLKTEVLCDRRPPSIVFQLIPTVQAEAKLKKIELKSENLTTLELLKLCNKHVSALAPKEDTSAAVKTKSEKKAGAGGGGKRR; translated from the exons ATGTCCATCAAAGTCGGTGGAGCATTCCGGCGGTCGGGAGGCGTCGTGTCCGCCATCGGAAAGCAGCTGAAACTGGTGAACCTCAAGGCGGTCCAACGGGTAACCGTTTCGTTCGATCCGTTCCATGACAGCGCCGTACCGACAAG GGAATTTTTGCACCACCTTTCGGCGCCCAAAATCTCACAAACCAACCCAACCTGTCTACTCAAAACGGAAGTACTCTGTGACCGGCGACCCCCTTCGATAGTGTTTCAACTGATACCAACGGTACAAG CCGAGGCGAAGCTGAAAAAGATCGAACTGAAGAGCGAAAATTTGACGACACTCGAGTTGCTGAAGCTATGCAATAAGCACGTCAGTGCGCTCGCACCGAAAGAGGATACCTCGGCCGCCGTGAAGACCAAGTCGGAAAAGAAGGCAGGagcgggtggcggcggcaagcgGCGATAG
- the LOC128277297 gene encoding uncharacterized protein LOC128277297, producing the protein MTHKKLGKGGHMAIIENWYHQIPAFTDVFTEESFYMFAVCFVLATIAVVLVLSRFITLKPVD; encoded by the coding sequence ATGACACACAAGAAGCTGGGAAAGGGTGGCCACATGGCCATCATCGAGAACTGGTACCACCAGATACCGGCCTTTACCGACGTGTTCACCGAGGAAAGCTTCTACATGTTTGCGGTTTGTTTCGTCCTCGCTACGATCGCCGTCGTGCTGGTGCTGTCGCGGTTCATCACCCTCAAGCCGGTGGATtag